One part of the Rutidosis leptorrhynchoides isolate AG116_Rl617_1_P2 chromosome 1, CSIRO_AGI_Rlap_v1, whole genome shotgun sequence genome encodes these proteins:
- the LOC139889039 gene encoding secreted RxLR effector protein 78-like codes for MEKYREKQKGLEMVFLDLEKAYDSVPRKLIWKTLNVRGIPSRYIRAIMDMYDGAKSYVRTLVGNTEYFPKEVGLHQGSALSPFLFALILDELSRGIQENIPWCLIFADDIVLLSESKDELNRRLEQWREALEQNGLRISRHKTEYLRGVWRARIRIVE; via the exons atggagaagtatagggagaaACAAAAGGGTCTAGAGATGGTCTTCCTAGACTTAGAAAAGGCCTATGATAGCGTACCGCGAAAGCTGATTTGGAAGACACTTAATGTTAGGggtatcccaagtagatatattagaGCTATTATGGATATGTACGATGGGGCGAAGTCCTATGTCAGGACACTTGTGGGAAACACAGAGTATTTCCCGAAAGAAGTAGGCTTGCACCAGGGATCAGCCCTTAGTCCTTTCCTTTTCGCTTTGATTCTCGACGAGCTGTCTCGAGGAATACAAGAGAACATCCCTTGGTgtctgatttttgccgatgatatcgtGCTTTTATCAGAATCAAAGGATGAGCTTAACAGAAGACTAGAACAATGGAGGGAGGCCTTAGAACAAAATGGGTTACGGATCAGCAGACATAAGACAGAATATCTTAG gggtgTGTGGAGGGCTAGAATTAGAATAGTCGAGTAG